A single Arcobacter sp. FWKO B DNA region contains:
- the fliG gene encoding flagellar motor switch protein FliG: protein MANDIDLLRNMPMIEKVANFCVLIGEEATIKIFQHLPKDVVERITTAISQIRTVDKEVSLAILSEFHVLARSSGFINSGGFDYAKDILYKTLGKEEAERILAKLSKMHMASQSFTYLNAINPKQLADFIKDESPQTIAVILSHMEAPKAADVLSQLDEDVKVKVTMQMATIKDVSPDVVRTMSVVLEKKLESLLSSIVDVGGVKVVADMLNRLGPKAQDILKNIEGVDTALSQRIKENMFVFEDLINLDNEYVQKILQNVDMADVAIAMKNSTPEDIDKVTSAMSQRAKDRFLEESEMLIKVKIKDIETAQRKMLDVAQKMIEDGVIDRGMEE from the coding sequence ATGGCTAATGATATAGATTTACTTAGAAATATGCCAATGATAGAAAAAGTAGCAAACTTTTGTGTACTTATTGGTGAAGAAGCTACTATTAAGATTTTTCAACACTTACCAAAAGATGTGGTTGAAAGGATAACTACTGCAATATCACAGATAAGAACTGTAGATAAAGAGGTTTCTTTGGCAATTTTGAGTGAGTTTCATGTACTCGCAAGGTCAAGTGGTTTTATAAATTCTGGTGGATTTGATTATGCTAAAGATATATTATATAAAACACTTGGTAAAGAAGAAGCAGAAAGAATTTTGGCAAAGTTGTCAAAAATGCATATGGCTTCACAATCATTTACATACCTAAATGCAATAAATCCAAAACAGCTTGCAGACTTTATCAAAGACGAATCACCACAAACTATAGCCGTAATATTATCCCATATGGAAGCTCCAAAAGCTGCTGATGTACTTAGTCAGTTAGATGAAGATGTAAAGGTAAAAGTAACCATGCAAATGGCTACCATTAAAGATGTATCACCTGATGTTGTTAGAACAATGTCTGTAGTTTTAGAGAAAAAACTAGAGTCACTTTTATCATCTATTGTTGATGTGGGTGGGGTTAAAGTAGTTGCTGATATGTTAAATCGTCTTGGGCCAAAAGCACAAGACATATTAAAAAATATTGAAGGTGTAGATACTGCACTATCTCAAAGAATAAAAGAAAATATGTTTGTTTTTGAAGATTTGATTAACTTAGATAATGAATATGTACAAAAAATATTACAAAATGTTGATATGGCTGATGTTGCAATAGCTATGAAGAACTCAACTCCTGAAGATATAGATAAAGTAACTTCAGCAATGAGCCAAAGAGCAAAAGATAGGTTCTTAGAAGAGAGTGAGATGTTGATAAAAGTAAAAATTAAAGATATCGAAACTGCACAAAGAAAAATGCTAGATGTTGCACAAAAAATGATAGAAGATGGTGTTATAGATAGAGGAATGGAAGAATAA
- a CDS encoding flagellar hook-basal body protein: MNKAVHQLAASMINQFNRVDKISHNLANLNTSGFKQEGVAEGTFNNYLKVAREQNIQPTVIDSVTNTMPKLNDNYIDGSAGPVIQTGNKLDFALKQNDTFFKLRAPDGEIVLTRDGTFHILDDRVVNKNGYEVLNAENEPIMAEEEEIAQLLGIVKSEYTNLEKIGDNNYQVKDEFFTENIVNNEGFVLQGALEKSNVNGVTAMVALIDAHRRLGQAQKVIEGMSQLSESLVDKVGRPT, from the coding sequence ATGAATAAAGCAGTCCATCAGTTAGCAGCTTCTATGATAAATCAGTTTAATAGGGTTGATAAAATTTCACACAATCTTGCAAACTTAAATACATCAGGTTTTAAGCAAGAGGGTGTTGCTGAAGGAACTTTTAATAACTATCTAAAAGTAGCTAGGGAACAAAATATACAGCCTACAGTAATAGATAGTGTAACAAATACAATGCCAAAATTGAATGACAATTATATAGATGGTTCAGCAGGACCTGTCATACAAACTGGTAATAAATTGGATTTTGCATTAAAACAAAATGATACTTTTTTTAAGCTTCGTGCCCCAGATGGTGAAATAGTATTAACAAGAGATGGAACATTTCATATACTTGATGATAGAGTTGTTAATAAAAATGGATATGAAGTATTAAATGCAGAGAATGAGCCTATAATGGCTGAAGAAGAAGAGATTGCACAACTTTTGGGTATAGTAAAATCTGAGTATACAAATTTAGAAAAGATAGGTGACAATAACTATCAGGTAAAAGATGAATTTTTTACAGAAAATATTGTAAATAATGAAGGCTTTGTATTGCAAGGTGCTTTAGAAAAATCAAATGTTAATGGTGTAACTGCAATGGTTGCGTTGATTGATGCTCACAGAAGACTTGGGCAAGCACAAAAAGTGATTGAAGGGATGAGTCAATTAAGTGAAAGTTTAGTTGATAAAGTTGGAAGACCAACATAA
- the fliF gene encoding flagellar basal-body MS-ring/collar protein FliF, which produces MDQLLKFINNLNAAQRAVVVGGFSVLFIFLIGLLVYSSFKAEGEKLNYTVATNLSKSQVMLASSELESSGIPFAIVGSGNDLTIKTSKDFINIAKIKLITSDAGSSTHSGWELFEKSSLGTTNFENKVKYLRALEGELGRSLESLSGVIRANVKIALPKETIFTQQKALPSASAVLTLRAGIYLTQNQIDGIKNFIASAVSDLTPENINLIDQDGAILEKSQSETENHLFKTQSDYRKKIEKDYEEKIISLLEPFVGVGRVVARVSVNLDYTKFESHEEIYDPEGTIRSQQVNETTSQTQGAPTQAGGVPGVQSNIQDPNNDANALAVRSSSEGTQTTTNFEISKRIVSKRDNGFGTLNRINAAVTFDSAILDENVDKDEFTNSMTKIVEDAIGYNAQRGDNVTVKDFRFIVATAGATVGADGQIIAPDGSSADTLAMIKSFMKEFGEYFQYIIAAIILFVFYKKFIASHEVVVLGNTQPVATNKPRERQGSINGGLSDDDYGFEEEFDHNSAHNRLKAKVKSQIMNNLEGLDEESAAKYEVLIEDIDKQINTKPQDIANMISLLLNEADAGGSSKGRGGR; this is translated from the coding sequence ATGGATCAACTTTTAAAGTTTATTAATAATCTAAATGCAGCTCAAAGAGCTGTAGTAGTTGGTGGATTTTCTGTACTTTTTATTTTTTTGATAGGGTTACTAGTATATTCAAGCTTTAAAGCTGAAGGTGAAAAACTAAATTATACTGTTGCTACAAATCTTAGTAAGAGTCAAGTAATGCTTGCAAGTAGTGAGCTAGAAAGCTCTGGGATACCATTTGCTATAGTAGGAAGTGGTAATGACCTTACTATAAAAACAAGTAAAGATTTTATTAATATAGCAAAAATAAAACTTATTACAAGTGATGCAGGTTCATCAACGCATAGTGGATGGGAGTTATTTGAAAAATCATCTCTAGGAACAACAAATTTTGAAAATAAGGTTAAATATCTTAGAGCATTAGAGGGTGAATTAGGTCGTTCTTTAGAGTCTTTAAGTGGTGTAATAAGAGCAAATGTTAAAATTGCACTGCCAAAAGAAACTATATTTACACAACAAAAAGCGTTGCCTAGTGCATCGGCAGTTTTGACCCTAAGAGCTGGGATTTATCTAACACAAAATCAAATAGATGGAATAAAAAACTTTATTGCTTCAGCAGTTAGTGATCTTACACCAGAAAATATCAATCTTATAGATCAAGATGGGGCAATCCTAGAAAAATCACAAAGTGAAACTGAAAATCATCTTTTTAAAACACAGTCTGATTATAGAAAAAAAATTGAAAAAGATTATGAAGAAAAGATTATATCTTTATTAGAGCCTTTTGTGGGTGTTGGTAGGGTTGTAGCAAGAGTTAGTGTAAATCTTGATTATACTAAATTTGAAAGTCATGAAGAGATATATGACCCTGAAGGAACAATAAGAAGCCAACAAGTGAACGAAACTACATCTCAAACCCAAGGAGCTCCAACACAAGCTGGTGGTGTACCAGGTGTTCAAAGTAATATACAAGATCCAAACAATGATGCAAACGCATTAGCCGTAAGAAGTTCATCTGAAGGGACTCAGACTACAACAAATTTTGAAATATCAAAAAGGATTGTAAGTAAGAGGGATAATGGTTTTGGTACATTAAATAGAATTAATGCAGCTGTTACATTTGATTCTGCGATATTAGATGAAAATGTAGATAAAGATGAGTTTACAAATTCTATGACAAAAATTGTTGAAGATGCTATTGGTTACAATGCCCAAAGGGGTGATAATGTAACTGTAAAAGATTTTAGATTTATTGTTGCAACTGCTGGGGCTACAGTTGGAGCTGATGGTCAGATTATCGCACCAGATGGATCAAGCGCTGATACTCTAGCAATGATAAAAAGTTTTATGAAAGAGTTTGGAGAGTATTTTCAGTATATTATAGCAGCTATAATATTATTTGTATTTTATAAGAAATTTATTGCAAGTCATGAAGTTGTAGTTTTAGGCAATACTCAACCAGTAGCTACAAATAAGCCAAGAGAAAGACAAGGCTCTATCAATGGAGGCTTAAGTGATGATGACTATGGCTTTGAGGAAGAGTTTGATCATAATAGTGCTCACAATAGACTAAAAGCTAAGGTAAAAAGTCAGATTATGAATAATCTTGAAGGGCTAGATGAAGAATCAGCTGCAAAATATGAGGTTTTGATAGAAGATATCGACAAACAAATAAATACTAAACCTCAAGATATTGCAAATATGATATCATTATTATTAAATGAAGCAGATGCTGGTGGAAGTAGCAAAGGAAGAGGTGGCAGATAA
- a CDS encoding response regulator, with protein MKILIVDDSSTMRRIIGNVVMQLGFSKSDFDEAEDGLKAWKLLSEGQYDIVLTDWNMPNMNGLELVQKIRKEGNHTKIPIIMITTEGGKAEVVTALKAGVNNYIVKPFSAEILKEKLDGVMKK; from the coding sequence ATGAAAATTTTAATTGTTGATGACAGTTCTACAATGAGAAGAATTATTGGTAATGTAGTTATGCAGCTAGGCTTTAGCAAAAGTGATTTTGATGAGGCAGAAGATGGTCTGAAAGCTTGGAAATTACTTAGTGAAGGTCAATATGATATAGTTTTAACTGACTGGAATATGCCAAATATGAATGGCTTGGAGCTTGTTCAAAAAATACGAAAAGAGGGTAATCACACTAAAATACCTATCATTATGATTACTACTGAAGGTGGTAAAGCAGAGGTTGTAACAGCTCTAAAAGCTGGTGTGAATAACTATATAGTTAAGCCTTTTAGTGCAGAAATATTAAAAGAAAAGCTTGATGGGGTAATGAAAAAGTAA
- the gmk gene encoding guanylate kinase, which yields MVKLNSGAILILSGPSGCGKSTLLKELYKNIDSYYFSISTTTRAPRVGEENGVDYFFVSKEEFEAGIQKGEFLEYAQVHNNYYGTSLKPIIKALEENKLVIFDIDVQGHDLVRKSQLNKYVTSVFITTPSLKILEQRLTSRATDATDIIQKRIVNSKTEINSIDLYDYVLINDNLEEASLKLISIAKVAMLKTSLFDKDNIIATWMAN from the coding sequence ATGGTAAAGCTAAATAGTGGAGCGATTTTAATCCTATCAGGTCCTAGTGGATGTGGTAAATCAACACTCTTAAAAGAACTTTATAAAAACATAGATAGTTACTATTTTTCCATATCTACAACCACAAGGGCACCAAGAGTTGGTGAAGAAAATGGAGTTGATTATTTCTTTGTATCAAAAGAAGAGTTTGAAGCAGGTATCCAAAAAGGTGAGTTTTTAGAGTATGCACAAGTGCATAATAACTATTATGGTACATCCCTTAAACCGATTATAAAAGCTTTAGAAGAAAATAAGCTTGTTATATTTGATATAGATGTACAAGGGCATGATTTAGTAAGAAAGTCCCAACTTAATAAATATGTTACATCTGTTTTTATAACAACACCTAGTTTAAAAATATTAGAACAAAGACTCACATCAAGAGCTACTGATGCTACTGATATTATCCAAAAAAGGATAGTTAATTCTAAAACAGAGATAAATAGTATCGATTTATATGATTATGTGTTAATTAATGATAATTTAGAAGAAGCATCTTTAAAGCTAATCTCTATAGCAAAAGTTGCTATGTTAAAAACATCACTTTTTGATAAAGATAATATTATAGCAACTTGGATGGCAAATTAA
- the flgG gene encoding flagellar basal-body rod protein FlgG, whose translation MIRGLYTAASGMLAMQTQIDVTSNNISNVNTTGFKKDRAEFQDLMYEALNYTGGATSDISRNPTGIDVGMGVRVSGIQKAFLQGNLKQTGNSLDMAIEGKGFFQITLPNGELAYTRNGSFKVDNEGAIINGLGYRLEPEIVIPENLINLSVANDGTVSAMNPTTGDTEVLGQILIVDFINPAGLSPYGDTMFVETEASGAPIEGVPTVDAFGSLRQGMIESSNVALVNEMVDLITAQRAYEANSKAITTTDDMLDIVNRLKR comes from the coding sequence ATGATCAGGGGACTTTATACAGCAGCCTCAGGTATGCTTGCTATGCAAACACAAATTGATGTAACATCAAACAATATTTCAAATGTTAATACTACAGGTTTCAAAAAAGATCGTGCAGAGTTTCAAGACCTTATGTATGAAGCTCTAAACTATACTGGTGGTGCAACTTCTGACATCAGCAGAAACCCTACTGGTATTGATGTTGGTATGGGTGTAAGAGTATCTGGTATACAAAAAGCATTTTTACAAGGTAACCTAAAACAAACGGGAAACTCTCTTGATATGGCTATAGAAGGTAAAGGTTTTTTCCAAATAACTTTACCAAATGGTGAACTAGCATATACAAGAAATGGCTCTTTTAAGGTTGATAATGAGGGTGCAATTATTAATGGTTTAGGATATAGACTTGAACCAGAAATAGTAATACCTGAAAATTTGATTAACTTATCAGTTGCAAATGATGGGACTGTATCAGCTATGAACCCTACTACTGGTGATACAGAAGTTTTAGGTCAAATTTTAATTGTTGATTTTATAAATCCTGCTGGTCTTAGCCCTTATGGTGATACAATGTTTGTTGAAACTGAAGCTTCAGGTGCACCTATAGAGGGTGTTCCTACTGTTGATGCATTTGGTAGCCTAAGACAAGGGATGATAGAGTCATCAAATGTTGCACTTGTTAATGAAATGGTTGATTTAATAACAGCACAAAGAGCATATGAGGCAAATTCAAAAGCAATCACAACAACAGATGATATGCTTGACATCGTTAATAGATTGAAAAGGTAA
- the flgB gene encoding flagellar basal body rod protein FlgB, which translates to MKASGVSEELFKNLSFRADRQNIISSNIANRDTPGYKTKDLSFANELDKVNKNQLQMHVTNANHILPANQINSSAHKVYDVENLQVQNDGNNVSLDREMSEMAKNNMMFQAIQAAIKKDSLLFRSVIDASGKN; encoded by the coding sequence ATGAAAGCTAGTGGAGTAAGTGAAGAACTATTTAAAAATCTTAGTTTTAGGGCAGATAGACAAAATATTATTTCAAGTAATATCGCAAATCGTGATACCCCTGGATATAAAACTAAAGATTTATCTTTTGCAAATGAATTAGATAAAGTAAATAAAAATCAACTTCAAATGCATGTGACAAATGCAAATCATATCTTACCAGCTAATCAAATAAATTCATCAGCACACAAGGTGTATGATGTAGAAAACTTACAAGTTCAAAATGATGGTAATAATGTAAGTTTAGATAGAGAAATGAGTGAAATGGCAAAAAACAATATGATGTTTCAAGCTATTCAAGCAGCCATAAAAAAGGATTCGTTGTTGTTTAGATCAGTAATAGACGCTTCAGGTAAAAATTAA